The proteins below are encoded in one region of Phaseolus vulgaris cultivar G19833 chromosome 1, P. vulgaris v2.0, whole genome shotgun sequence:
- the LOC137814600 gene encoding mRNA-decapping enzyme-like protein, translating to MSQTKKLTPNLDQQSTKVLNLTVLQRIDPFIDEILFTAAHVSFYDFNIESNQWSRKDVEGSLFVVKRNSQPRFQFIVMNRRNTDNLVENLLDFEYELKKPYLLYRNAAQEVNGIWFYNPDECEEVANLFNRILNLYPKASPTTTPPANRSEFEEHQPVSIIPESSLESSSAAASAIDSVEDPVFTNFFSTLKATGNYASNVENDRQHSTTVTSAAPSGLFSPSPIVQIPASHSTSSISGFPVDSLETVKSGNQAISLVKPSTFFTSTSSSLLAPPISSSVLHSSVVNHSLNLPRPYGTPVLQPFPPPIPPLSLTPIPSSSPNRPVIGRDSVRDALLSLVQDDQFIDMMFQALLKVNHS from the exons ATGTCTCAGACGAAGAAATTGACGCCGAATCTGGATCAGCAGAGCACGAAGGTGCTGAATCTCACCGTGCTCCAGCGAATCGATCCATTCATCGACGAGATACTCTTCACCGCCGCTCATGTCTCCTTCTACGACTTCAACATCGAAAGCAACCAGTGG AGTCGCAAGGATGTCGAAGGATCTCTCTTCGTTGTCAAGAG GAATTCACAGCCACGGTTTCAGTTTATTGTGATGAATCGACGAAATACAG ATAACCTGGTGGAGAATCTATTGGATTTTGAGTATGAACTTAAAAAACCGTACCTATTATATCGGAATGCAGCTCAAGAAGTTAATGGTATATGGTTTTACAATCCAGACGAATGTGAGGAAGTTGCAAATCTTTTTAACAG AATACTTAATTTGTACCCAAAGGCATCTCCAACTACAACACCGCCTGCTAACAGAAG TGAGTTTGAGGAACACCAGCCAGTGTCAATTATACCAGAAAGCTCTCTAGAATCGTCTTCAGCTGCTGCTTCTGCAATTGATTCTGTTGAAGATCCTGTATTCACAAACTTCTTCAGC ACATTGAAGGCTACTGGAAATTATGCTTCCAATGTAGAAAATGATAGGCAGCATTCTACGACCGTCACTTCTGCTGCTCCTAGTGGTTTATTTTCTCCTTCACCTATCGTGCAAATACCTGCCTCTCATTCAACCTCATCTATATCAGGTTTCCCTGTTGACTCTCTTGAAACAGTCAAGAGTGGCAATCAAGCCATTAGTCTTGTTAAGCCTTCTACTTTTTTCACATCCACTTCATCTTCACTGTTAGCTCCACCTATTTCTTCATCTGTGCTGCATAGTTCAGTTGTGAATCATTCCCTGAATCTGCCACGACCATATGGCACACCAGTACTTCAACCCTTCCCGCCCCCTATTCCTCCTCTATCTCTTACCCCTATTCCAAGCTCCAGTCCAAATAGACCTGTAATTGGCAGGGATAGCGTTCGCGATGCACTTTTATCATTGGTTCAG GATGATCAATTCATTGACATGATGTTCCAGGCATTACTGAAGGTGAATCATTCATGA
- the LOC137814599 gene encoding peptidyl-prolyl cis-trans isomerase CYP18-2, translating to MREEIWCERKMWASAEGGAPEVNLETSMGSFTVELYYKHAPRTCRNFIELSRRGYYDNVKFHRIIKDFIVQGGDPTGTGRGGESIYGAKFEDEIKRELKHTGAGILSMANAGPNSNGSQFFITLAPCPSLDGKHTIFGRVCSGMEIIKRLGSVQTDNNDRPIHDVKILRTSVKD from the exons ATGAGAGAGGAGATTTGGTGTGAGAGGAAAATGTGGGCAAGCGCAGAAGGTGGTGCTCCAGAGGTTAATCTGGAAACTTCTATGGGGTCCTTCACAGTGGAG CTGTACTACAAGCATGCGCCCAGAACTTGCAGGAACTTCATTGAACTGTCTCGCAGAGGTTACTACGACAACGTTAAATTCCACAGGATCATTAAG GACTTCATAGTACAAGGTGGAGATCCCACTGGAACTGGAAGAGGAGGGGAATCCATATACGG TGCAAAGTTTGAAGATGAGATAAAACGAGAGTTGAAACACACTGGTGCTGGTATCTTATCCATGGCAAATGCTGGCCCAAATAGCAATGGTAGTCAGTTCTTTATTACTCTGGCACCTTGCCCTTCTCTCGATG GAAAACACACAATATTCGGAAGAGTGTGCAGCGGTATGGAAATTATCAAACGACTTGGCAGCGTCCAAACAGATAACAACGATAG GCCCATCCATGATGTGAAGATACTGCGTACCTCAGTGAAGGATTAG
- the LOC137814598 gene encoding mitochondrial fission protein ELM1, whose amino-acid sequence MPEILDGAIRRAVVIGNGFAGAENQCIGLVRALGFSKRHTIYRVTRPRGGINRWLQWLPVSLHKKLESVIRMICGKSRFRTPHTIGLSNVLEADAYQLATMARETFHKDGPLLVVASGRDTISVASSIKRLAPENVFLVQIQHPRFHLNRFDLVITPRHDYYPLTPHAQRQIPWFLRRWVTPWEPPGRNVVLTVGALHQADSVALRVAASAWHNELATLPKPLLVVNVGGPTGNCPYGVDLVKKLVVMLQNVLWSCGSIRISFSRRTPDKISTILVKEFSTNPKVQIWDGEGPNPHMGHLAWADAFVITADSVSMLSEACSTGKPVYVVGAELCTWKFADFQNSLQKHGVARSLTGKENISESWSYPPLNDTAEASSQVIAALAQRGWTIPA is encoded by the exons ATGCCGGAGATTTTGGACGGTGCAATTCGGCGAGCTGTAGTGATCGGAAACGGCTTCGCTGGCGCTGAGAATCAGTGCATTGGTTTGGTTCGTGCTCTTGGTTTCTCCAAACGCCACACCATATAC CGTGTCACAAGGCCTCGAGGAGGAATCAATCGATGGCTTCAATGGCTTCCGGTTTCGCTTCACAAAAAGTTAGAGTCCGTTATTAGAATGATCTGTGGCAAATCGCGGTTTCGAACGCCTCACACGATCG GCTTATCCAACGTGTTGGAAGCTGATGCTTACCAACTTGCCACCATGGCTCGCGAAACGTTTCACAA AGATGGACCTTTGTTGGTGGTTGCATCTGGACGAGACACCATTTCTGTTGCCAGCTCCATTAAACGGTTAGCTCCAgaaaatgtttttcttgttCAG ATACAACATCCAAGATTTCACCTGAATAGGTTTGATCTTGTTATCACTCCACGCCATGACTATTACCCGCTGACTCCACATGCCCAGCGGCAAATACCTTGGTTTCTTCGAAGGTGGGTGACTCCATGGGAACCTCCAGGCCGCAATGTG GTCCTCACTGTGGGAGCACTTCATCAAGCTGATTCTGTTGCTCTTAGGGTTGCTGCTTCTGCCTGGCATAACGAGTTAGCAACTCTGCCAAAGCCCTTGCTTGTGGTTAATGTTGGGGGACCTACTG GCAATTGTCCCTATGGTGTAGATCTTGTAAAGAAGTTAGTGGTTATGCTTCAGAATGTTCTATGGAGCTGTGGGAGTATCCGGATATCTTTCTCCAGAAGAACTCCTGACAAG ATCAGCACAATTTTGGTTAAAGAATTTTCCACAAATCCCAAGGTCCAAATATGGGACGGTGAAG GTCCAAATCCACATATGGGACATCTAGCCTGGGCTGATGCCTTTGTTATCACAGCTGATTCAGTTAGTATGTTGAGTGAGGCGTGCAGTACTGG GAAGCCTGTGTATGTAGTTGGAGCAGAGCTGTGTACTTGGAAGTTTGCTGACTTCCAAAATTCTTTGCAAAAGCATGGGGTAGCTCGATCACTCACTGGGAAGGAGAAT ATAAGCGAAAGCTGGAGTTATCCTCCACTGAATGACACAGCAGAGGCTTCAAGCCAAGTAATTGCTGCTCTTGCTCAGCGAGGATGGACCATTCCCGCATAA